A single window of Bremerella cremea DNA harbors:
- a CDS encoding metallophosphoesterase family protein, protein MPIHLSSVSRRQFLVQSTAALAGVSVLRIATAAEQAETTTLALVSDTHIPQTTDTVARGVNMTDNLNSVVREINALETKPAAVLFNGDCAYLKGLPEDYANFSDCVQPLIDAGQQLHMTMGNHDNIPNFYHALKAQRPEKPLVTSKHVTVLETPQANLFLLDSLMHTNIVTGELGEAQLKWLAEALDARADKPAIVMAHHTLHMGPIQEGKTIGGIADTAEFLEVLHARPQVKAYVFGHSHVWAHTKAGDLDLINLPAAAYVFDEAQPNGWTLARLSDSGIEFELQAHDKSHKNHKQVFAVNW, encoded by the coding sequence GTGCCTATCCATCTTTCTTCTGTCAGTCGTCGTCAGTTTCTGGTTCAATCAACCGCCGCTTTGGCTGGGGTGTCGGTCTTGCGGATTGCCACGGCCGCAGAGCAAGCGGAAACAACGACCTTAGCATTGGTTTCCGACACACACATTCCCCAAACGACCGACACTGTAGCCCGGGGTGTCAACATGACCGACAATCTGAACAGCGTTGTCCGCGAGATCAACGCGTTAGAGACCAAGCCTGCCGCCGTGTTATTCAACGGCGACTGTGCCTATCTCAAGGGGTTGCCCGAGGATTACGCGAACTTCTCGGACTGTGTCCAGCCACTGATCGATGCAGGACAGCAATTGCACATGACGATGGGCAACCATGACAACATTCCCAACTTCTATCATGCGTTGAAAGCACAGCGTCCTGAAAAGCCATTGGTTACCTCGAAGCATGTGACGGTGCTGGAAACACCTCAGGCCAACTTGTTTCTGCTCGACTCGCTAATGCATACCAACATCGTCACCGGCGAACTGGGTGAGGCCCAATTAAAGTGGTTGGCCGAGGCACTTGATGCCAGGGCAGATAAGCCTGCGATTGTGATGGCCCATCACACGTTACACATGGGACCTATCCAAGAAGGCAAAACGATTGGTGGCATTGCCGACACGGCCGAGTTCCTGGAAGTGCTGCATGCTCGGCCTCAAGTCAAAGCGTACGTCTTCGGCCACTCGCATGTATGGGCCCATACCAAAGCTGGCGATTTGGATCTAATCAATCTTCCCGCAGCAGCCTATGTCTTTGACGAAGCCCAGCCCAACGGCTGGACCCTAGCCCGATTAAGTGATTCTGGCATCGAGTTTGAACTGCAAGCTCACGACAAGTCGCACAAGAATCATAAGCAGGTCTTCGCGGTGAACTGGTAA
- a CDS encoding MOSC domain-containing protein, protein MPTHLTMEQLNDGLPMIEASPKDNGTLKAIVIRPATEKRVSLDSCELSPQGGVHGDNWAQGCWKTLPDGSPHPDVQVTIMNSRAIELISGDVERWPLAGDQLFADLDLSETNLPPGTQLRIGDVILEITEIAHNGCKKFAQRFGTDAVKFVNSPPGKRLHLRGIYAKIVQAGTVRVGDIIQKVDQYSP, encoded by the coding sequence ATGCCCACACATCTTACGATGGAACAGTTGAACGATGGCCTCCCGATGATCGAGGCCTCCCCAAAAGATAACGGGACACTGAAAGCGATTGTCATTCGCCCCGCCACTGAGAAACGTGTTTCGCTCGATTCGTGTGAGTTGAGCCCGCAAGGTGGGGTCCATGGCGACAACTGGGCGCAGGGCTGCTGGAAAACACTCCCCGACGGATCGCCCCATCCCGATGTTCAAGTCACCATCATGAACTCGCGGGCCATCGAACTCATTTCGGGCGATGTAGAACGCTGGCCCCTGGCTGGCGATCAGCTTTTCGCGGACCTTGATTTGAGCGAAACCAACTTGCCACCCGGCACACAGCTTCGTATCGGGGACGTGATACTCGAGATCACTGAGATCGCCCATAACGGCTGCAAAAAATTCGCCCAGCGTTTCGGAACCGACGCGGTGAAGTTCGTTAATTCGCCCCCGGGCAAACGCCTGCACTTGCGGGGTATCTACGCAAAGATCGTCCAGGCAGGCACCGTTCGTGTGGGGGACATAATTCAAAAAGTCGACCAGTATTCTCCTTAG
- a CDS encoding alpha/beta hydrolase family protein: protein MFARLLLVALVLVGLSTSHSVADDVSWLAEVTTVPASIREQHVSPLGDVESLAQWNQRRPEVVTAWKDFLGAYSYSDLPLEIEVIKSEELEFCTRTLLRYQAEPGRIVRAYLLTPLGEKEEKYPAIVAFHGTSANTFDKLVGLAAEPERHMALRLVKAGFVVLCPENYLWEGNSYKGSTEGVLKNHPGSKGMAVMLADGMRAVDVLLAQAHVDPQRIGAYGHSLGAKETMYLAALDDRICAAVASEGGVEIEFSNWDAVWYLGNEVHQPDFARSHHELVALIAPRPFLVLGGEQGRGCSDGERSWSAILSGQKIAALSDQPIRLGLYNHGEGHTLSRKSGDKIVEWLTTYVAQR from the coding sequence ATGTTTGCCCGCCTATTGTTGGTTGCTTTAGTTCTTGTCGGTCTGAGCACTTCGCATTCGGTCGCCGACGACGTCTCGTGGCTGGCCGAGGTCACCACGGTTCCCGCTTCAATCCGCGAGCAGCATGTCTCACCTTTGGGAGATGTTGAATCCCTTGCCCAATGGAACCAACGCCGGCCAGAGGTCGTCACAGCCTGGAAGGATTTTCTGGGGGCCTATTCCTATTCCGATCTTCCTCTTGAAATCGAGGTGATCAAAAGCGAAGAGTTGGAGTTCTGCACACGTACGCTGCTTCGCTATCAAGCCGAGCCAGGCCGAATCGTTCGGGCTTATTTGCTTACTCCGCTTGGCGAGAAGGAAGAGAAATACCCGGCAATTGTCGCGTTTCATGGAACCAGTGCCAACACGTTCGACAAGCTCGTTGGACTCGCTGCCGAACCAGAACGCCACATGGCTTTGCGTCTGGTGAAAGCCGGCTTCGTGGTCCTTTGCCCAGAAAACTATCTCTGGGAAGGCAACTCGTACAAAGGTTCAACCGAGGGAGTCTTAAAGAATCATCCCGGCAGCAAGGGGATGGCGGTCATGTTGGCCGACGGCATGCGAGCCGTTGATGTCTTGCTGGCCCAAGCCCATGTCGATCCGCAGCGAATCGGTGCCTACGGGCATTCGCTGGGGGCCAAAGAAACGATGTACTTGGCGGCCTTGGACGATCGAATTTGTGCGGCTGTGGCCAGCGAAGGAGGCGTTGAGATCGAATTCAGCAATTGGGACGCCGTTTGGTACCTTGGCAACGAAGTTCACCAGCCAGACTTTGCCCGCTCGCATCATGAACTGGTGGCTTTGATCGCGCCTCGTCCGTTTCTGGTGCTCGGCGGCGAGCAAGGCCGAGGTTGCTCTGATGGTGAACGAAGCTGGTCGGCGATTCTTAGCGGCCAGAAGATCGCCGCTTTGTCGGACCAACCCATTCGCCTAGGACTCTACAACCACGGAGAAGGGCACACGCTATCTCGGAAATCAGGCGACAAGATCGTCGAATGGCTAACAACGTATGTCGCCCAACGCTAA